Sequence from the Aromatoleum petrolei genome:
TCGGGGAGGCGCGGCTGCAGATGCACGATCAGGTCTCCTGCCGCCTGCCCGTCGCGCCCGGGGAAACCCGCGCCGGCGACGCGGAGCGTTCGTGCCGTGGCCGTGCCGGGTTCCAGCCTGAGGGTGCGGATGCCGTCCGGCAGCGGAATCGCGAGCTCGCCGCCGGTCAGCAGGCGCGGTGCGCTCACCGGGCGCTCCAGCACCAGATTGCGGCCATCGAGGCGGTACAGTTCGTGCGGCGCGAGCCGGATGTGCAGCACGAGGTCACCGGGCGCTAGTTCGGCGGCGGCGTCGCCTGCGCCGGCCACGCGCAGTTCCTCGCCGTCCAGCATGCCTGCGGGCAGGCGCACGATCACGGGCCACAGCGTGCGCTGTCGGCCGCTGCCGTGGCAGCTCGGGCAGGCCTGCTTCGTCAGGTAACCGCGCCCCGCGCAGTGCCGGCATGGGGCGAGCCCGTGGCCGCCGGGGGTGCGCCCGGTGCCGTGGCAGCTTGCGCATAGCCGCGTGTGGCGCAGCACCTCTTCGCCGCTGCCGGCGCAGGCACTGCAGGCGTCCTCGCCGTCGAGTTCGATCGTGCGCTCGCCACCGAAGAAGGCGGCTTCGATCGTCAACGTGAGATCGTGGTGGCGGTCTGCGCCGCGCGGCGTGGTGCCGCCGGCTTGCTCGTCGCCCTCGTCCGCGTCCGGCGGGCCGTCCTCCGGGGGCGGGGACGCGAGCTCGGCGAGCAGGCTCTCGTAGGCGGCGCGCAGGGTCTTGAAGTGTTCCAGCGCGTGCGGATCGGGGTTGCGGTCGGGATGCCACAGCATCGCCAAGCGGCGGAAGGATCGCTTGATGTCGTGCGCGCTGGCGCCCGGCGCAAGGCCGAGCAGCTCGTGGGCATCCATGTCGTTCAGCGCTCCGGCAGGGGCGGCAGCGGGGCGGCGAGGCGCTCGAGCATCGCGCGCACGGCCCGGATCTGTCCGCCGTTGCGAGTCGCGTAATCCGGGTCCGCGTAACCCCACCAGTCCCAGCAGCCCTTCGGGTTGTACACCCAGCGCAGCGATCCCCAGGCGAAGCCGCTGCGCGGCCGCACCTGCGGATACAGCACGATCAGGCGATTGCTGTCGGCCCATTCATTGTAGCCGGCGCCGTCGACGAAGCGACGACCGGCTTGCGCCTCGCCCTGGCGACAGCCGTGAAAGGCCACATGCACACGGCAGCCGCCTTCGCGGCAGGCGGCGGGGATGAACACGTAGCCGCGGTCTGCAAGGCTCAGCTCGATCGGCGCGAGCTTGGTGAAGGCGTGCTGGTCGAAGGCGAGCATCTCGCCGGCGGGCGCCGTGCTGCGGGGTTCCAGCGGCCCGACGAGATGGGCGAGCAGCTCGCCTGCGGCATCGAGGTCGCCGCAGCGGTTGATGAAGGGCGGCTCGGACGTGTCGCAGGCGTTGGCTTGCGGGTCCGCGACGGACATCATCGCGTGGCCGGCCTCGCCGACCTCGACGAAGCGAATCGCATCGGCGGGCAACACGCGCCGGTAGAAATCGAGCAGGGCGTCCACCACGGGACGCTCGACGGTGCGGTCGGCGCCGCCGCTGAACACCCATACCCGGTCGTCGCTCAGGCCCGCGGGAGGGTCGATGCTGCCCGCCTCGGCCTCTTCGCGCACCC
This genomic interval carries:
- a CDS encoding DnaJ C-terminal domain-containing protein — its product is MDAHELLGLAPGASAHDIKRSFRRLAMLWHPDRNPDPHALEHFKTLRAAYESLLAELASPPPEDGPPDADEGDEQAGGTTPRGADRHHDLTLTIEAAFFGGERTIELDGEDACSACAGSGEEVLRHTRLCASCHGTGRTPGGHGLAPCRHCAGRGYLTKQACPSCHGSGRQRTLWPVIVRLPAGMLDGEELRVAGAGDAAAELAPGDLVLHIRLAPHELYRLDGRNLVLERPVSAPRLLTGGELAIPLPDGIRTLRLEPGTATARTLRVAGAGFPGRDGQAAGDLIVHLQPRLPEAPDEAMRSLLEELDALAAANHSRHLPDVALWETRWLREEPEEP
- a CDS encoding extracellular catalytic domain type 2 short-chain-length polyhydroxyalkanoate depolymerase — translated: MTRPLRPFARLLTGLALTALAGAAPAAGDPQLPALGASLEQLTISGVSSGGYMAVQFQVAHSALVRGAGVLAAGPYECATGSMWRALNNCMNPGSGARTPSAEQTLARVREEAEAGSIDPPAGLSDDRVWVFSGGADRTVERPVVDALLDFYRRVLPADAIRFVEVGEAGHAMMSVADPQANACDTSEPPFINRCGDLDAAGELLAHLVGPLEPRSTAPAGEMLAFDQHAFTKLAPIELSLADRGYVFIPAACREGGCRVHVAFHGCRQGEAQAGRRFVDGAGYNEWADSNRLIVLYPQVRPRSGFAWGSLRWVYNPKGCWDWWGYADPDYATRNGGQIRAVRAMLERLAAPLPPLPER